From Micromonospora echinospora, one genomic window encodes:
- a CDS encoding S-4TM family putative pore-forming effector, with protein sequence MTERAESLLSRQNQPRMMALLRAMSVCHSRAQRLDNLRMAVSAALGVAGAVVAVTAAPGTVVTVAGALWAVANALGLGAWSRGQLRQAAVLQEMFDVDLFGLPWNPVAAGDRIDAHEVSRLERAFRRDEQYLRDYYEIPPLPAPYDVLACQQQNLGWGSRIRLRYAHTVLGGVVLWSVLGVVFGVTSGMTVAELLLQWFVPSLGGLMVGLEVYRTQRDVAVDRTRALAVLRAHLAPAASSEPTAPSDLLVLARQIQDLIFHSRRGQARVPDWFFRRFHAADRVDFQVAMTRFVDVLGTRHRPSGLD encoded by the coding sequence GTGACCGAACGCGCCGAGTCCCTGCTCAGCCGCCAGAACCAACCTCGGATGATGGCCCTATTACGGGCCATGTCGGTCTGCCACTCCCGTGCACAGCGTCTCGACAACCTCCGGATGGCCGTGTCGGCGGCGCTCGGGGTGGCCGGGGCGGTGGTCGCGGTCACGGCGGCTCCCGGCACGGTGGTGACGGTGGCCGGCGCGCTCTGGGCCGTCGCCAACGCCCTCGGCCTCGGTGCGTGGTCGCGGGGGCAGCTCCGACAGGCGGCGGTCCTCCAGGAGATGTTCGACGTGGACCTGTTCGGGCTGCCGTGGAACCCGGTAGCCGCCGGTGACCGGATCGACGCCCACGAGGTCAGCCGGCTGGAGCGTGCCTTCCGGAGGGACGAGCAGTACCTGCGGGACTACTACGAGATCCCCCCGCTGCCGGCCCCGTACGACGTTCTCGCCTGCCAGCAGCAGAACCTCGGCTGGGGTTCCCGGATTCGGCTGCGGTACGCGCACACCGTCCTCGGCGGTGTGGTGCTCTGGTCGGTGCTGGGCGTGGTGTTCGGGGTGACCTCCGGAATGACCGTGGCCGAGCTGCTGCTCCAGTGGTTCGTGCCCTCGCTTGGCGGGCTCATGGTCGGCCTGGAGGTGTACCGCACCCAGCGGGACGTCGCGGTGGACCGCACCCGGGCCCTCGCCGTCCTCCGGGCCCACCTCGCGCCGGCGGCGTCGTCCGAGCCCACCGCACCGTCGGACCTGCTCGTCCTGGCCCGGCAGATCCAGGATCTGATCTTCCACAGCCGCCGCGGGCAGGCCCGCGTGCCCGACTGGTTCTTCCGCCGGTTCCACGCCGCCGACCGGGTGGACTTCCAGGTGGCGATGACCCGCTTCGTCGACGTCCTTGGTACCCGTCACCGCCCGTCCGGCCTCGACTGA
- a CDS encoding BTAD domain-containing putative transcriptional regulator, which translates to MMADNGAELRLRRLRAGLTQEELARRAGISVRAVRDIEQGRVRAPRPESLRRIAEAIGLPDGPPPAAGEPPGRTADPHIGVLGPLSIRSGVQPVALGSGRQRMLLGLLALHPDTTVSRQEIVDVLWGHDPPDSCLNLVHTYVARLRRALARPGGGTGGSGTGGGAAGGGGTTIVHSGGGYQLWVGPGQLDLTRFTTLIGRAEGSVAGDLNSLDRLAEALALWRGPVLVDLGPGVAQHPTATALNRRRIATAVTYATLAVELGLPDRAVRELSAVAGHEPLHEQVHARLMLALAACGQQARALALHRKLRDRLADQLGVEPGPELREAQLRILRQDLPVIGARPPAPPRPAEPAPPGLPGHRPPAQLPADVAHFTGRSSQMAALDALLEASTGGSGPVVVATITGMAGVGKTALAVHWAHRVRPHFPDGQLYVNLRGYATASPVREGEALAGFLHALGVAAEQIPVDSGQAAALLRTLLDGRRMLLVLDNAASADQVRPLLPGTPGCMALVTSRDRLSGLVAVDGARRIALDVLTGAEASALLTRIIPADQVAAAPAEIAELAEVCARLPLALRIAAADLIDHPGRPISAHTAQLSAGNQLAGLRVEGDDQAAVRAAFDLSYAALPASARRLFRLLGPAPGADVTVPAAAALAALDEVTAARELDRLAAAHLVQQPRPGRYTFHDLLRIYAVERSTAEDPAPERAAANRRLYAWCRQRAEAAAATIYPQMVRLPPDGDDRQVAGFPSSEAAMAWLEAERTNLVRVVAHAADQGADPAAWRIPDALRGYYQFRPHNDGFLAASHALRAAQAAGDEAGEAASRLGLASLHLRRSEYRVGLEHATAMIDAATRAGWPEGLAAAYGTCGLMHLRAGRLAQAADLTRRAVEIHERLGGAERLSTSLGNLGVIYRDMGRLRAAEEVFRQGLVLTRRTGTRMNTGISLSNLGDVEHALGRYDQALAHLGEALEVSRESGYRPTEVESLRRLAALHVHAGDLSRAAELADAALALAELVGDPSQQAAARNVLGAVHLRRGDGDAAVTEHRLALALARASGTHGERAEALIGLAEVHRRTDVDQALTLAGQAWEVARAAGYRVWEGHALVARAEAQCDRDPVTAARTARAALATHQETGHLLGRLRSLRLLARIGPAAGLTVTEQTAYRQEVDRLDGFGRWRDAGRPPGVG; encoded by the coding sequence ATGATGGCGGACAACGGCGCCGAGTTGAGACTCCGGCGGTTGCGGGCCGGGCTGACCCAGGAGGAGTTGGCCCGCCGGGCGGGGATCAGCGTCCGCGCGGTACGGGACATCGAGCAGGGCCGGGTCCGTGCGCCCCGGCCGGAGTCGCTGCGCCGGATCGCCGAGGCCATCGGGCTGCCCGACGGTCCTCCGCCGGCCGCCGGAGAGCCGCCCGGCCGGACGGCGGACCCGCACATCGGGGTGCTCGGTCCGCTCAGCATCCGGTCCGGCGTCCAGCCGGTCGCCCTGGGCTCGGGACGACAACGGATGCTGCTCGGCCTGCTCGCCCTGCACCCGGACACCACCGTCTCCCGGCAGGAGATCGTCGACGTCCTCTGGGGACACGACCCGCCGGACAGCTGCCTGAACCTGGTGCACACCTATGTGGCGCGGCTCCGGCGGGCACTCGCCCGCCCCGGCGGCGGAACGGGCGGCAGTGGAACGGGCGGCGGCGCGGCGGGTGGTGGCGGCACCACGATCGTCCACTCCGGTGGCGGCTACCAGCTCTGGGTCGGGCCGGGTCAGCTCGACCTGACCCGGTTCACCACCCTGATCGGCCGGGCCGAGGGCAGCGTCGCCGGTGACCTGAACAGCCTGGACCGGCTCGCCGAGGCGCTGGCCCTGTGGCGGGGGCCGGTGCTGGTCGACCTCGGGCCCGGCGTGGCCCAGCATCCGACCGCCACCGCCCTGAACCGCCGCCGCATCGCGACCGCGGTCACCTACGCCACGCTCGCCGTCGAGCTGGGTCTGCCGGACCGGGCGGTCCGCGAGCTGAGCGCGGTGGCCGGTCACGAGCCGCTGCACGAGCAGGTGCACGCCCGGCTGATGCTCGCCCTCGCCGCCTGCGGTCAGCAGGCCCGGGCGCTGGCCCTGCACCGGAAGCTGCGGGACCGCCTCGCCGACCAGCTCGGGGTGGAGCCCGGACCGGAGCTGCGCGAGGCGCAGTTGCGCATCCTCCGGCAGGACCTGCCGGTGATCGGGGCACGCCCGCCGGCGCCACCCCGTCCGGCCGAGCCGGCCCCACCCGGGCTGCCCGGTCACCGACCGCCGGCCCAGCTGCCGGCCGACGTCGCCCACTTCACCGGTCGGAGCAGCCAGATGGCCGCGCTCGACGCCCTGCTGGAGGCGTCGACCGGCGGCAGCGGACCGGTCGTCGTCGCGACGATCACCGGGATGGCCGGGGTGGGCAAGACCGCCCTGGCCGTGCACTGGGCGCACCGGGTCCGGCCGCACTTCCCGGACGGCCAGCTCTACGTCAACCTGCGGGGCTACGCGACGGCCAGTCCGGTCCGCGAGGGCGAGGCGCTCGCCGGGTTCCTGCACGCGCTGGGCGTGGCGGCCGAGCAGATCCCGGTCGACTCCGGGCAGGCCGCCGCCCTGCTGCGGACCCTGCTGGACGGCCGCCGGATGCTGCTGGTGCTGGACAACGCGGCCAGCGCCGACCAGGTCCGTCCCCTGCTGCCCGGCACCCCCGGCTGCATGGCGCTGGTCACCAGCCGGGACCGGCTCAGCGGGCTGGTCGCGGTCGACGGGGCCCGTCGCATCGCGCTGGACGTGCTCACCGGGGCCGAGGCCAGCGCCCTGCTCACCCGGATCATCCCGGCCGACCAGGTGGCCGCCGCACCGGCCGAGATCGCCGAACTGGCGGAGGTGTGCGCCCGGTTGCCCTTGGCGCTGCGCATCGCCGCCGCCGACCTGATCGACCATCCGGGTCGGCCGATCAGCGCGCACACCGCCCAGCTCAGCGCCGGCAACCAGCTCGCCGGCCTGCGGGTGGAGGGGGACGACCAGGCCGCCGTCCGGGCGGCCTTCGACCTGTCGTACGCGGCGCTGCCCGCGTCGGCCCGCCGGCTCTTCCGGCTGCTCGGGCCGGCCCCCGGGGCGGACGTGACGGTGCCGGCCGCCGCGGCCCTCGCCGCGCTGGACGAGGTCACCGCCGCGCGGGAACTGGACCGGCTCGCCGCCGCGCACCTGGTGCAGCAGCCCCGCCCCGGCCGGTACACCTTCCACGACCTGCTGCGGATCTACGCCGTCGAGCGGTCCACCGCCGAGGACCCGGCGCCCGAGCGGGCCGCCGCCAACCGCCGGCTCTACGCCTGGTGCCGGCAGCGGGCCGAGGCCGCCGCGGCGACGATCTACCCGCAGATGGTGCGCCTGCCGCCGGACGGGGACGACCGGCAGGTGGCCGGATTTCCCTCGTCGGAGGCGGCGATGGCCTGGCTGGAGGCGGAGCGGACCAACCTGGTCCGGGTCGTCGCGCACGCCGCCGACCAGGGTGCCGATCCGGCCGCGTGGCGGATCCCCGACGCGCTGCGCGGGTACTACCAGTTCCGTCCGCACAACGACGGTTTCCTGGCCGCCTCGCACGCGCTGCGCGCCGCGCAGGCCGCCGGGGACGAGGCGGGCGAGGCGGCGAGCCGGCTCGGGCTGGCCAGCCTGCACCTGCGGCGCAGCGAGTACCGGGTGGGGTTGGAGCACGCCACGGCGATGATCGACGCGGCGACCCGGGCGGGTTGGCCCGAGGGGCTGGCGGCGGCGTACGGCACGTGCGGGTTGATGCACCTGCGCGCCGGACGGCTGGCCCAGGCCGCCGACCTGACCCGACGGGCGGTGGAGATCCACGAGCGACTCGGCGGCGCGGAGCGGCTGAGCACCAGCCTCGGCAACCTCGGAGTGATCTACCGGGACATGGGGCGGCTGCGCGCCGCCGAGGAGGTGTTCCGCCAGGGGCTGGTGCTGACCCGGCGGACCGGCACCCGGATGAACACCGGCATCAGTCTGAGCAACCTCGGCGACGTGGAGCACGCCCTCGGCCGGTACGACCAGGCCCTGGCCCACCTCGGGGAGGCGCTGGAGGTCAGCCGGGAGAGCGGCTACCGCCCCACCGAGGTGGAGAGCCTTCGGCGGCTGGCCGCCCTGCACGTGCACGCGGGCGACCTGTCCCGGGCGGCCGAACTGGCCGACGCGGCGCTGGCCCTGGCCGAGCTGGTCGGCGACCCGTCCCAGCAGGCCGCGGCCCGCAACGTGCTGGGTGCGGTGCACCTGCGGCGGGGCGACGGCGACGCGGCGGTGACCGAGCACCGGCTGGCCCTGGCGCTGGCCCGGGCCAGCGGCACCCACGGCGAGCGGGCGGAGGCGTTGATCGGGCTGGCCGAGGTGCACCGGCGGACCGACGTGGACCAGGCGCTGACCCTGGCCGGCCAGGCGTGGGAGGTGGCTCGGGCCGCCGGGTACCGGGTCTGGGAGGGGCACGCCCTGGTCGCCCGGGCCGAGGCGCAGTGCGACCGGGATCCGGTGACGGCCGCGCGCACGGCCCGGGCGGCGCTGGCGACACACCAGGAGACCGGCCACCTGCTCGGCCGGTTGCGCAGCCTGCGGCTGCTCGCCCGGATCGGTCCGGCCGCCGGGCTCACCGTGACGGAGCAGACGGCGTACCGGCAGGAGGTCGACCGGCTCGACGGGTTCGGCCGGTGGCGCGACGCCGGCCGGCCGCCCGGCGTCGGATGA
- a CDS encoding helix-turn-helix transcriptional regulator: protein MTGRTQAHIRTPDPISTAGITAALRGRMEIEVVPEARITADTVGVVAADTLDQDALDLIRAVRRLGCRRFVLVAAVESDTALIPAVELGVRALASRAEATSHRLAQLVVSTASGGAAMPPEVLGRLVKQVTRLQQTVLAPRGIEFNGLTHRESQVLRLVADGMDTREVATRLSYSERTVKNVLHDITTRFQLRNRTHAVAYAVREGLI, encoded by the coding sequence ATGACCGGACGTACGCAGGCCCACATCCGTACCCCCGACCCGATCTCGACCGCCGGCATCACCGCCGCCCTCCGGGGCCGGATGGAGATCGAGGTCGTCCCCGAGGCACGGATCACCGCCGACACCGTCGGAGTGGTCGCCGCCGACACCCTCGACCAGGACGCGCTGGACCTGATCCGGGCCGTCCGCCGGCTGGGCTGCCGGCGCTTCGTGCTGGTCGCCGCGGTCGAGTCCGACACGGCCCTGATCCCCGCCGTCGAGCTGGGGGTACGGGCGCTCGCCTCGCGCGCCGAGGCGACCAGCCACCGGCTCGCGCAGCTCGTCGTCAGCACCGCCTCCGGTGGGGCGGCGATGCCCCCGGAGGTGCTCGGTCGGCTGGTCAAGCAGGTGACCCGGTTGCAGCAGACGGTGCTCGCCCCGCGCGGCATCGAGTTCAACGGGCTGACCCACCGGGAGAGCCAGGTGCTGCGCCTGGTCGCCGACGGGATGGACACCCGGGAGGTGGCGACCCGGCTCAGCTACTCCGAGCGCACCGTCAAGAACGTGCTGCACGACATCACCACCCGGTTCCAGCTCCGCAACCGCACCCACGCCGTGGCGTACGCCGTCCGGGAGGGCCTGATTTGA